A genomic region of Nitrosomonas ureae contains the following coding sequences:
- a CDS encoding type I restriction endonuclease subunit R, translating into MTTTESQIEHDLIKKLDDLKYTCRPDIRDREALDKNFREKFEALNCVKLTDSEFSRLRDEIVNADVFAAARHLREKNSFERDDGTPLYYTLVNIKDWCKNSFEVVNQLRINTDNSHHRYDVLLLINGVPVVQIELKTLAISPRRAMQQIVDYKNDPGNGYSKTLLCFLQLFIVSNRSDTWYFANNNSRHFSFNADERFLPLYQFAGEDNTKITHLNSFADAFLAKCTLGEMISRYMVLVASEQKLLMMRPYQIYAVKAIVECIHRSCGNGYIWHTTGSGKTLTSFKASTLLKDNPDIDKCLFVVDRKDLDRQTREEFNRFQEKCVEENTHTETLVKRLLSDDYADKVIVTTIQKLGLALDGNNKRNYLARLEPLRNQRMVFIFDECHRSQFGENHKAIKEFFPNAQLFGFTGTPIFDDNASYQQIEGQQASYKTTQDIFQQQLHAYTITHAIEDRNVLRFHVDYYKPEGKSQPKPGEPLAKKAIVEAILAKHGAATNQRKFNAILATASINDAIEYHALLKTVQVEKQAADPDFQPLNVACVFSPPAEGNKDVQQIQEDLPQEKADNEQAPDEKKAALKAIIADYNARYGSNHSVGEFDLYYQDVQKRIKDQQYPNKDLPHAQKIDIVIVVDMLLTGFDSKYLNTLYVDKNLKYHGLIQAFSRTNRVLNDTKPYGNILDFRQQQAAVDTAIGLFSGQTTKPAKEIWLVDKAPVVIDKLQMAVQQLDAFMRSQGLPNKPEAVPNLKGDVARSQFINLFKEVQRLNTQLDQYTDLTPENKATIEQVLPREQLQGFKGVYLDTAQRLKEKQDKDGDSIPPEVQQLDFEFVLFASSVIDYDYIMALIARYASQTPGKQKMSRAALIGLIQSDAKFIDDRDALTEYIDSLDASTPHTVQGVREEYAQYKVAKTNQAVADVAEKHGLTTATLQTFVDGILRRMIFDGEALSELFAAQELGWKVRTQKELALMEDLIPLLHKLAQGREISGLKSYE; encoded by the coding sequence ATGACCACAACCGAAAGCCAAATCGAACACGATCTGATCAAAAAGCTCGATGACCTTAAATACACTTGCCGCCCGGACATCCGTGACCGAGAGGCGCTGGATAAAAACTTCCGGGAAAAATTCGAAGCGCTTAATTGCGTCAAGCTAACGGATTCAGAATTTTCCAGGCTGAGAGATGAGATCGTTAACGCCGATGTGTTCGCCGCTGCCCGCCACCTGCGCGAAAAGAACAGCTTTGAGCGCGATGACGGAACGCCGCTCTATTACACCCTGGTCAACATCAAGGACTGGTGCAAGAACAGTTTCGAAGTGGTCAATCAACTGCGTATCAACACCGACAACAGTCACCATCGTTATGATGTGCTCCTGCTCATCAACGGTGTGCCGGTGGTACAGATCGAGCTGAAAACCCTCGCCATCAGCCCGCGCCGGGCCATGCAGCAGATCGTCGATTACAAGAACGATCCCGGCAACGGCTACAGCAAAACCCTGTTGTGTTTCCTGCAGTTGTTCATCGTCAGCAACCGCTCGGATACCTGGTACTTCGCCAACAACAACAGCCGTCACTTCAGTTTCAACGCCGACGAACGCTTCCTGCCGCTTTACCAATTCGCAGGCGAAGACAACACCAAGATCACTCATCTGAATAGCTTCGCCGATGCCTTCCTCGCCAAATGCACGTTGGGCGAGATGATCAGCCGTTACATGGTGCTGGTGGCTAGCGAGCAGAAATTGCTGATGATGCGACCCTACCAGATCTATGCCGTCAAGGCCATCGTCGAATGCATCCACCGGAGCTGCGGCAACGGCTATATCTGGCACACCACCGGCAGCGGCAAAACGCTCACCTCGTTCAAGGCATCGACCCTGCTCAAGGACAACCCGGACATCGATAAATGCCTGTTCGTGGTGGATCGTAAAGATCTCGATCGGCAGACGCGCGAAGAATTCAACAGGTTTCAGGAAAAGTGCGTCGAAGAAAACACCCATACCGAAACGCTGGTAAAGCGGTTGCTCTCCGACGACTATGCCGACAAGGTGATCGTCACCACCATCCAGAAGCTCGGCCTGGCACTCGACGGCAACAACAAGCGCAACTATCTGGCCCGGCTGGAACCATTACGCAATCAGCGCATGGTGTTCATTTTCGACGAATGCCACCGTTCGCAATTTGGCGAGAACCACAAGGCGATCAAGGAATTCTTCCCCAACGCGCAGTTGTTCGGCTTCACCGGTACGCCGATCTTCGACGACAACGCCAGCTATCAACAGATCGAAGGTCAGCAGGCGTCTTATAAAACCACTCAGGATATCTTTCAGCAGCAACTGCACGCCTACACTATTACCCACGCCATCGAGGATCGCAATGTGCTGCGCTTCCATGTCGATTACTACAAGCCTGAAGGCAAAAGCCAGCCCAAGCCGGGCGAGCCTTTGGCTAAAAAAGCTATCGTCGAAGCCATTCTCGCCAAGCACGGTGCCGCCACCAACCAGCGTAAGTTTAATGCGATTCTGGCTACGGCCTCGATCAATGACGCCATCGAATACCATGCTCTGCTCAAGACCGTTCAGGTGGAAAAACAGGCCGCCGACCCTGACTTCCAGCCGCTGAATGTTGCTTGCGTGTTCTCGCCACCCGCCGAGGGCAACAAGGATGTGCAGCAGATTCAGGAAGACCTGCCGCAGGAAAAAGCCGATAACGAACAAGCGCCGGATGAAAAGAAAGCGGCCCTCAAGGCCATCATCGCCGACTACAACGCCCGGTACGGCAGCAATCACAGCGTGGGCGAGTTCGATCTTTACTATCAGGATGTGCAAAAACGCATCAAGGATCAGCAATATCCCAACAAGGACTTGCCCCACGCGCAGAAGATCGATATCGTCATCGTGGTGGATATGCTGCTCACCGGCTTCGATTCCAAATATCTGAACACCCTCTACGTCGATAAGAATCTCAAGTACCACGGCTTGATTCAGGCATTTTCGCGCACCAACCGCGTGCTCAACGACACTAAGCCCTACGGCAACATCCTCGATTTCCGCCAGCAGCAAGCAGCCGTGGATACCGCCATCGGGCTGTTTTCCGGCCAAACCACCAAACCCGCCAAGGAAATCTGGCTGGTGGACAAGGCCCCGGTGGTTATCGACAAGCTGCAAATGGCCGTGCAGCAGTTGGATGCGTTCATGCGATCGCAAGGGCTGCCCAACAAGCCCGAGGCCGTGCCCAACCTCAAAGGTGATGTCGCCCGCAGCCAGTTCATCAACCTGTTCAAGGAGGTGCAGCGCCTGAACACCCAGCTCGATCAGTACACCGATCTGACGCCTGAAAATAAGGCCACCATCGAGCAGGTACTGCCCAGGGAACAGTTGCAGGGCTTCAAAGGCGTGTACCTCGACACCGCCCAGCGTCTGAAGGAAAAGCAGGATAAAGACGGCGACAGTATTCCGCCCGAGGTGCAGCAGCTTGATTTCGAGTTCGTGCTGTTTGCAAGTAGCGTGATCGATTACGACTACATCATGGCGCTGATTGCCCGCTACGCCAGCCAAACGCCGGGCAAGCAGAAGATGAGCCGCGCCGCGTTGATTGGCTTGATCCAATCCGATGCCAAATTCATCGACGACCGGGATGCCCTTACCGAATACATCGACAGCCTCGATGCCAGCACACCCCATACCGTGCAAGGCGTTCGAGAGGAATACGCTCAATATAAGGTCGCCAAAACCAACCAAGCCGTCGCCGATGTGGCCGAAAAACATGGCCTCACCACTGCCACCCTGCAAACTTTCGTGGACGGCATCCTGCGCCGCATGATCTTCGACGGCGAAGCCTTAAGCGAACTCTTCGCCGCGCAGGAGCTGGGCTGGAAGGTGCGCACGCAAAAGGAGCTGGCGCTGATGGAAGACCTGATCCCGCTGTTGCATAAACTCGCCCAGGGTCGGGAGATTTCAGGGCTTAAGAGTTATGAATGA
- a CDS encoding four helix bundle protein, whose product MSGNVIREKSFAFAVRIVKLCSLLADERREFVLSKQLLRSGTAIGALVREAEHAESKADFIHKMAIAQKEANETAYWLELLRESDLLSQKEFDSIFSDQAEIAKILASIILTSKGKKKMVNDEW is encoded by the coding sequence ATGAGTGGGAATGTGATTCGGGAAAAGTCGTTCGCCTTTGCGGTTCGTATCGTGAAGTTATGCAGCTTATTGGCAGATGAGCGACGGGAGTTTGTGCTGAGCAAGCAGTTGTTGCGTAGCGGTACGGCTATTGGAGCCTTGGTGCGGGAAGCGGAACACGCCGAAAGCAAGGCAGATTTTATCCATAAGATGGCGATCGCTCAAAAAGAGGCGAATGAGACGGCGTATTGGTTGGAACTCTTACGTGAGTCTGATTTGTTGAGTCAAAAGGAGTTTGATTCTATTTTTTCCGATCAGGCAGAAATCGCTAAGATTTTGGCTTCTATTATTCTGACTTCGAAGGGAAAGAAAAAAATGGTGAATGATGAATGGTGA
- a CDS encoding restriction endonuclease subunit S: MNDKNKLGTSTHHSSFTTHNSLVPKLRFPEFREAGEWNEKPLGKICDVLNNCRKPITSSNRVSGPYPYYGASGIVDYVNDFIFDGRLLLIGEDGAKWGAYEKTAFIVAGKYWVNNHAHVLKPFGVNDTLLENYLTMLDLGPFITGAAPPKLTLGKLKEVPVPVPSLLGEQQKIADCFASIDELITLEAQKLDTLKTHKKGLMQQLFPAEGETLPRLRFPEFRTAREWIECDFYDLLEDVLDFRGRTPLKLGMDWGGGSIISLSANNVKNGYIDFDAECNLGSEALYEKWMGKVNLEKGDIVFTMEAPLGNALLVPDSRRYILSQRVVAFKTKKDISSEFLIQLIWSPEFQNEMERLSTGSTAKGINQKTLKNVSVRVPSEENEQQKIADGLSSIDELITAQTQKLDTLKAHKRGLMQQLFPSFGGVDDETERGGHPVGDEAQG; encoded by the coding sequence ATGAACGACAAAAATAAGCTTGGCACTTCAACCCATCATTCATCATTCACCACTCACAATTCATTAGTGCCCAAACTGCGCTTTCCTGAGTTTCGAGAGGCGGGTGAGTGGAATGAGAAACCGCTTGGGAAGATTTGCGATGTTCTCAATAATTGCAGAAAGCCAATTACTAGCAGCAATAGAGTAAGCGGTCCATATCCATATTATGGAGCAAGTGGGATTGTCGATTATGTTAATGACTTCATCTTTGATGGGCGGCTTTTATTAATCGGCGAAGATGGTGCAAAGTGGGGGGCTTACGAAAAAACCGCATTTATCGTTGCTGGTAAGTATTGGGTAAATAACCATGCCCATGTTTTGAAGCCATTTGGAGTCAATGACACGCTTCTTGAGAATTATCTCACGATGTTAGATCTCGGTCCCTTCATCACAGGCGCTGCACCACCAAAGTTGACACTTGGGAAGCTTAAAGAAGTACCCGTTCCAGTTCCGTCACTTCTTGGAGAACAACAAAAAATCGCCGACTGCTTCGCTTCCATTGACGAACTGATCACCCTAGAAGCGCAAAAGCTCGACACGCTCAAAACCCATAAAAAGGGGCTGATGCAGCAGCTTTTTCCCGCAGAAGGCGAAACCCTGCCCAGACTGCGCTTCCCCGAGTTTCGGACTGCGAGGGAGTGGATCGAATGTGATTTTTATGACCTATTAGAAGATGTACTTGATTTTAGAGGTAGGACACCTCTAAAGCTTGGGATGGATTGGGGTGGGGGCAGTATCATTAGCCTTTCGGCCAATAACGTCAAAAATGGATATATTGATTTTGATGCTGAATGTAATTTGGGAAGCGAAGCTTTATATGAAAAATGGATGGGAAAGGTAAATCTTGAAAAGGGCGATATCGTATTTACGATGGAAGCGCCGCTTGGTAATGCTCTATTGGTCCCCGATTCAAGAAGGTACATTTTGAGTCAACGGGTCGTAGCATTTAAGACAAAGAAAGATATAAGTAGTGAATTTCTTATTCAGCTAATTTGGAGTCCTGAGTTTCAAAATGAGATGGAAAGATTGTCAACTGGGTCTACCGCAAAAGGAATAAATCAAAAGACTTTGAAGAATGTTAGTGTGAGAGTTCCATCGGAAGAAAATGAACAACAAAAAATCGCCGACGGCCTTTCTTCTATTGACGAACTGATCACTGCCCAAACCCAGAAACTCGACACGCTCAAGGCCCATAAAAGAGGGTTGATGCAGCAACTATTCCCCTCCTTTGGAGGGGTGGACGACGAAACCGAACGGGGTGGTCACCCCGTAGGGGACGAGGCGCAAGGATGA
- a CDS encoding PDDEXK nuclease domain-containing protein produces MSTLTAFHADIKNILEQARSKARSAVNAAMVEAYWLIGRRIVEEEQFGQHKAQYGKRLIEDLSVALMADFGKGFSYANLYNCRQFYLTFPDQEILYTLCRELSWSHLRLIMRVDSPQAIDYYCRETREQSWTVRQLERNIKSQSFQRLLSTQTPPSPAQGASVHLEFIKDPYVLEFLQLPETGEVKESRLEQAIIDELQKFLLELGKGFSFVARQMRISTETSHFYLDLVFYNYLLKCFVIIDLKTGKLSHQDIGQMDMYVRMFDDLKRGEDDNPTIGIILCDSKDETVVKYSVIKESQQLFASKYQRILPTEAELIAEIEREKRLIEGRE; encoded by the coding sequence ATGAGCACATTGACCGCATTTCACGCGGATATCAAAAACATCCTCGAACAGGCGAGGAGCAAGGCGCGTTCGGCGGTGAATGCCGCGATGGTGGAAGCCTATTGGTTGATTGGCCGACGGATTGTGGAAGAAGAGCAGTTTGGGCAGCACAAAGCCCAATATGGTAAACGGCTTATCGAAGACCTCTCGGTAGCGCTGATGGCGGATTTCGGCAAGGGCTTTTCCTATGCCAACCTGTACAACTGCCGTCAGTTCTACCTGACCTTTCCCGATCAGGAAATTCTCTACACGCTGTGTAGAGAATTGAGCTGGAGCCACCTGCGCTTGATCATGAGGGTCGATTCGCCGCAAGCCATTGACTATTATTGCCGCGAAACCAGAGAGCAGAGCTGGACGGTACGTCAACTGGAACGCAATATCAAAAGCCAGAGTTTTCAGCGCCTGCTGTCAACCCAAACCCCACCTTCGCCGGCACAGGGCGCTTCTGTCCATCTGGAATTTATCAAAGACCCTTATGTGCTGGAATTCTTGCAATTGCCGGAGACTGGCGAGGTAAAAGAGAGCCGGCTGGAGCAGGCGATTATTGATGAGTTGCAAAAGTTTCTGCTGGAACTGGGCAAGGGTTTCTCGTTTGTGGCAAGGCAGATGCGTATCAGCACTGAAACCAGTCATTTTTATCTCGACCTGGTGTTCTACAACTACTTACTTAAGTGTTTTGTCATTATTGACCTGAAGACCGGCAAGCTCAGTCATCAGGACATCGGCCAAATGGATATGTATGTGCGCATGTTCGACGATCTTAAGCGGGGCGAAGACGACAACCCCACCATTGGCATTATTCTTTGCGACAGCAAGGATGAAACCGTCGTTAAATACTCGGTGATCAAGGAGAGCCAGCAACTTTTCGCTTCCAAGTATCAGCGCATACTCCCGACCGAAGCGGAATTGATTGCCGAGATTGAACGGGAGAAGCGGTTGATTGAGGGAAGAGAGTGA
- the dinD gene encoding DNA damage-inducible protein D, whose product MDKQFQALQLNLEAAVQRADAEGIEFWFARDLQAPLGYVRWENFHTAIQRAMESCEASGHAISDHFRGVTKLIVHGKGGEREIDDFMLTRYACYLIAQNGDPRKPEIAFAQSYFALQTRKQELIEDRMRLQARMEARDRLRESEKALSQNIFERGVDDAGFGRIRSKGDQALFGGHTTQAMKDKYGIVKSRPLADFLPTLTIAAKNLATEMTNYNVEQANLQGEGVITHEHVKNNESVRDMLGQRGIKPEKLAAEEDLQKLERRVKSEEKKLAKHTKTLPPPDDNR is encoded by the coding sequence ATGGATAAGCAATTTCAAGCCCTGCAACTAAACCTTGAAGCCGCTGTGCAGCGCGCCGATGCCGAAGGCATTGAATTCTGGTTTGCTCGCGATCTGCAAGCGCCTCTGGGTTACGTCCGTTGGGAGAATTTTCACACCGCCATCCAGCGCGCCATGGAGTCCTGTGAAGCCTCTGGTCATGCGATTTCGGATCATTTTCGTGGCGTCACGAAATTGATCGTTCACGGCAAGGGCGGGGAGCGGGAAATTGATGATTTCATGCTTACCCGTTACGCCTGCTACCTGATTGCCCAGAACGGCGATCCGCGTAAGCCCGAGATTGCCTTTGCGCAAAGCTACTTTGCCTTGCAAACCCGTAAGCAGGAGCTGATTGAAGACCGCATGCGGCTACAGGCGCGCATGGAGGCCCGCGACCGGCTGAGGGAATCGGAAAAAGCCCTATCGCAGAACATCTTCGAGCGCGGCGTGGATGATGCCGGTTTTGGGCGTATCCGCTCGAAAGGTGATCAGGCACTCTTCGGCGGGCATACCACGCAAGCCATGAAAGACAAATATGGCATTGTGAAAAGCCGACCGCTGGCGGACTTTTTGCCTACGCTGACGATTGCCGCCAAAAACCTGGCCACCGAAATGACTAATTACAATGTGGAACAGGCCAATTTGCAGGGCGAAGGCGTTATTACACATGAGCATGTGAAGAACAACGAGAGCGTGCGCGACATGCTGGGGCAGCGCGGCATCAAACCGGAAAAACTGGCAGCCGAGGAAGATCTGCAAAAGCTGGAACGCCGAGTGAAATCGGAAGAAAAGAAACTGGCAAAACACACCAAAACTCTGCCACCGCCTGACGACAATCGATAG
- a CDS encoding type I restriction-modification system subunit M, translating into MTEQDQKQLGTTLWGIADQLRGAMNADDFRDYMLSFLFLRYLSDNYETAAQKELGPDYPQLEAGDRRAPLAVWYAQNPGDTDEFEKQMRRKTHYVIQPDYLWGSIAELARTQNGELLHTLQKGFDYIENESFASTFGGLFSEINLNSEKLGKGYPAQNAKLCTVIKAIADGLEKFSTDKDTLGDAYEYLIGQFAAGSGKKAGEFYTPQQISSILSGIVTLDSQEPATGTRKQLESVFDFACGSGSLLLNVRHRLGPHGIGKIVGQEKNITTYNLARMNMLLHGVKDLEFEIVHGDTLTNDWDWLREMNPAKSPKFDAVVANPPFSYRWEPTESLSEDMRFKNYGLAPKSAADFAFLLHGFHYLKPEGVMAIILPHGVLFRGGVEERIRTKLLKDGHIDTVIGLPANLFFSTGIPVCILVLKKCKKPDDVLFINASEHFEKGKRQNHLLPEHIEKIVSTYQYRSEEDRYSHRVTMDEIAGNDYNLNISRYISTAKQEEIIDLQAVHTELVVLEKQINEAAGKHNEFLKELGLPPLP; encoded by the coding sequence ATGACCGAACAAGACCAAAAACAATTGGGCACCACCCTTTGGGGCATTGCCGACCAACTGCGCGGGGCGATGAACGCGGACGATTTTCGCGATTACATGCTGTCATTCCTGTTCCTGCGCTATCTGTCGGACAACTACGAGACGGCGGCGCAAAAGGAGCTGGGGCCGGATTATCCGCAGCTGGAAGCTGGCGACCGCCGCGCGCCTTTGGCGGTGTGGTATGCGCAGAACCCGGGCGATACTGATGAATTTGAAAAACAGATGCGCCGCAAAACGCATTATGTGATCCAACCCGATTACCTGTGGGGCAGCATCGCGGAGCTGGCCCGCACTCAGAACGGAGAGTTGCTGCATACCTTGCAAAAGGGCTTCGATTACATCGAGAACGAATCCTTCGCCAGCACCTTCGGCGGGTTGTTTTCCGAGATCAACCTGAACTCGGAAAAACTGGGCAAAGGCTACCCTGCGCAAAACGCCAAGCTCTGCACCGTCATCAAGGCCATTGCCGACGGGCTGGAAAAGTTTTCGACTGACAAAGATACGCTGGGCGATGCCTACGAATACCTGATCGGCCAGTTTGCTGCCGGTTCCGGCAAAAAGGCGGGCGAGTTCTACACGCCGCAGCAGATTTCCAGCATCTTGTCTGGCATCGTCACACTGGATAGCCAGGAACCCGCCACTGGCACTCGAAAGCAACTGGAAAGCGTGTTTGATTTTGCCTGCGGTTCAGGCTCGTTGCTGCTTAATGTGCGCCATCGGCTTGGCCCGCACGGCATCGGCAAAATTGTCGGGCAGGAGAAGAACATCACCACTTATAACCTGGCGCGCATGAACATGTTGCTGCACGGGGTGAAGGATTTGGAGTTCGAAATTGTTCACGGCGACACGCTGACCAACGACTGGGATTGGCTGCGCGAGATGAATCCGGCCAAAAGCCCCAAGTTCGATGCCGTGGTTGCCAATCCGCCGTTCAGCTACCGCTGGGAACCGACCGAAAGCTTAAGCGAGGATATGCGCTTCAAGAACTATGGTCTGGCACCCAAATCCGCCGCCGATTTCGCCTTTTTGTTGCACGGCTTTCATTACCTGAAGCCGGAAGGCGTTATGGCCATCATTCTCCCGCATGGCGTGCTGTTCCGTGGCGGCGTGGAAGAACGCATTCGCACCAAATTACTGAAAGACGGTCACATCGACACGGTGATCGGCTTGCCCGCCAACCTGTTTTTCTCGACTGGTATCCCGGTGTGTATTCTGGTTTTGAAGAAGTGCAAGAAACCGGATGACGTGTTGTTCATCAATGCCAGCGAACACTTCGAGAAAGGCAAGCGGCAGAATCATTTGTTACCGGAACATATCGAAAAAATCGTTTCCACTTATCAATATCGCAGCGAGGAAGATCGTTATTCCCACCGGGTGACAATGGATGAAATTGCGGGCAATGATTACAACCTGAACATTTCACGCTACATCAGCACTGCGAAGCAGGAAGAAATTATCGATTTACAGGCTGTGCACACGGAATTGGTAGTGCTGGAAAAACAGATCAATGAGGCTGCCGGGAAACATAACGAATTTCTCAAGGAACTGGGATTGCCGCCTTTACCCTAA
- the mnmG gene encoding tRNA uridine-5-carboxymethylaminomethyl(34) synthesis enzyme MnmG, whose amino-acid sequence MSNHTDFDIIVVGGGHAGTEAALAAARMGCQTLLLTHNIETIGQMSCNPSIGGIGKSHLVKEIDALGGAMGMAADEAGIQFRILNSSKGPAVRATRAQADRVLYKQAIRRRVENQPNLRVMQQAVDDLIIEQDRVVGVVTQLQIKIHAHVVILTVGTFLAGLAHIGKTHFKAGRAGDPPSITLAQRLREMEFPAGRLKTGTPPRIDGRTMDYAKLLEQPGDQPTPWFSLIATDIRHPRQISCWITHTNDRTHDVIRDGLADSPLYSGKIEGIGPRYCPSIEDKVVRFSARGSHQIFLEPEGLGTHEIYPNGISTSLSFEVQVKLIHSIAGLENAHITRPGYAIEYDYFDPRNLKRSLETKTIENLFFAGQINGTTGYEEAAAQGLLAGVNAALKIQRRDAWLPQRTEAYLGVLVDDLVTSGVTEPYRMFTSRAEYRLQLREDNADLRLAETGRNLGLIDDQRWAAFSAKQEAIEKEQQRLNSTRVLPGTLPEQDAIRVLGKSIEREYTLTELLKRPDVTYHSLMTLPGAGEPVMNAQVAEQVEIQAKYHGYIQRQQEEVSRQAQYENTLLPKDIDYCAVKGLSNEVQQKLNQHKPETVGQASRISGVTPAAISLLLVHLKRGFAVNE is encoded by the coding sequence ATGAGTAATCATACCGACTTTGACATCATCGTTGTGGGCGGCGGACATGCCGGAACGGAGGCTGCATTGGCGGCAGCGCGCATGGGTTGTCAAACATTGCTGTTGACGCACAATATTGAAACGATTGGGCAGATGTCGTGTAATCCGTCGATTGGCGGCATTGGCAAGAGTCATTTGGTAAAGGAAATCGATGCCTTGGGCGGTGCGATGGGTATGGCTGCGGATGAGGCGGGTATTCAGTTTCGCATACTGAACTCAAGCAAGGGCCCGGCGGTGAGGGCAACGCGCGCGCAAGCCGATCGGGTGTTGTATAAGCAGGCGATCCGCCGCCGTGTCGAAAATCAACCGAATCTCAGGGTAATGCAGCAGGCGGTGGATGACTTGATTATCGAGCAGGATCGCGTGGTGGGCGTGGTTACGCAGCTTCAGATTAAAATTCATGCGCATGTGGTGATCCTGACCGTGGGTACGTTTCTGGCCGGATTGGCGCATATTGGCAAAACCCATTTCAAAGCAGGCCGTGCGGGTGACCCGCCGTCGATAACGCTGGCGCAGCGGTTGCGTGAAATGGAGTTTCCGGCAGGACGGCTGAAAACCGGCACGCCGCCGCGCATCGATGGCCGCACGATGGATTATGCCAAGCTGCTGGAGCAGCCGGGTGATCAGCCGACACCGTGGTTTTCGTTGATCGCTACCGATATCCGGCATCCGCGCCAGATTTCATGCTGGATTACGCATACCAATGATAGAACCCACGATGTCATCCGCGACGGTCTGGCCGATTCACCCCTATATTCCGGAAAAATTGAAGGCATCGGGCCGCGTTATTGTCCGTCGATCGAAGATAAGGTGGTGCGTTTTTCCGCGCGTGGATCGCATCAGATTTTTCTCGAACCGGAAGGTCTGGGCACGCATGAAATCTATCCTAATGGTATTTCAACCAGCTTGTCGTTTGAAGTGCAGGTCAAACTGATTCATTCGATTGCCGGTTTGGAAAACGCGCATATCACGCGGCCGGGCTATGCGATCGAATACGATTACTTCGATCCGCGCAATTTGAAACGCTCGTTGGAAACCAAAACCATCGAGAATCTGTTTTTTGCCGGACAGATCAACGGCACCACCGGTTATGAGGAGGCTGCAGCGCAGGGATTGCTGGCCGGGGTTAATGCCGCGCTGAAAATTCAGAGGCGTGATGCCTGGCTGCCACAGCGCACTGAGGCCTATCTGGGGGTGCTGGTCGACGATCTGGTGACTTCCGGCGTGACCGAGCCGTACCGGATGTTCACCAGCCGCGCCGAATATCGGTTGCAATTGCGCGAAGACAATGCTGATCTGCGTTTGGCTGAAACCGGAAGAAACCTGGGTTTGATCGATGATCAGCGCTGGGCGGCATTTAGCGCAAAACAGGAAGCCATTGAAAAAGAACAACAACGGCTCAATTCGACACGTGTGTTGCCGGGAACCTTGCCGGAACAGGACGCCATTCGTGTGCTCGGAAAAAGCATCGAGCGCGAATATACCTTAACCGAATTGCTCAAACGACCGGACGTTACCTATCATTCATTGATGACTCTGCCGGGTGCGGGTGAACCCGTGATGAATGCGCAAGTGGCTGAGCAAGTTGAGATTCAGGCTAAATATCATGGTTATATCCAACGTCAGCAGGAAGAAGTTTCCCGCCAGGCGCAGTATGAAAATACTTTACTGCCGAAGGATATTGATTATTGCGCCGTGAAAGGATTGTCGAACGAAGTGCAGCAAAAACTGAATCAGCACAAACCGGAGACCGTAGGCCAGGCATCGCGGATTTCCGGAGTAACGCCGGCGGCGATTTCGCTGCTGCTGGTGCATTTGAAACGCGGATTTGCGGTCAATGAATGA
- the rsmG gene encoding 16S rRNA (guanine(527)-N(7))-methyltransferase RsmG — MSLLPQITQSLRALDKVVTAPEEQLAKNIERYLVLIEKWNKVHNLTAIRNVQEMLTQHVMDSLVVLPHIQGTQVIDVGTGAGLPGIPIALAKPDWHVTLVESNQKKIAFLQQVKIELGLKNVDVAAKRIEDLPADKKADTIITRAFSELGEFIALTRQWATVQNGSCRWVAMKAHCSEQERKQIREPFVIEDIVTLNVPGLKATRQLVIIKYDPDSAANA, encoded by the coding sequence ATGAGCCTGCTGCCGCAAATTACGCAAAGCTTGCGCGCGCTGGATAAGGTTGTAACCGCACCGGAAGAACAGCTTGCAAAAAACATCGAGCGTTATTTGGTGCTGATCGAGAAGTGGAACAAGGTACATAATCTGACTGCGATACGTAATGTGCAGGAAATGCTGACTCAACATGTGATGGATAGCCTGGTGGTGCTGCCGCATATTCAGGGCACGCAGGTTATCGATGTGGGTACCGGCGCTGGATTGCCGGGTATACCGATTGCACTGGCAAAGCCGGATTGGCATGTGACACTGGTGGAAAGCAATCAAAAGAAGATCGCCTTTTTACAGCAAGTAAAAATCGAGTTGGGGTTGAAGAACGTGGACGTTGCGGCAAAACGCATAGAAGATCTCCCTGCGGATAAAAAAGCGGATACCATTATCACGCGCGCTTTCTCCGAACTGGGAGAATTTATCGCGTTAACCCGGCAGTGGGCCACGGTACAGAATGGCAGTTGCCGTTGGGTAGCGATGAAGGCGCATTGTTCAGAGCAGGAACGCAAGCAAATTCGTGAGCCGTTTGTAATTGAAGACATCGTAACGCTGAACGTGCCCGGACTGAAAGCAACACGGCAGCTGGTTATTATTAAATACGATCCTGATTCGGCTGCAAACGCCTAA